A genomic window from Aethina tumida isolate Nest 87 chromosome 4, icAetTumi1.1, whole genome shotgun sequence includes:
- the LOC109602520 gene encoding 6-phosphogluconate dehydrogenase, decarboxylating: MSKGDIGLIGLAVMGQNLILNMADHGFTVVAFNRSVEKVHAFLANEAKGKSIIGAESIQDLVSKLKTPRRVMMLVKAGDAVDNFINQLVPHLEKGDIIIDGGNSEYGDSERRCKELAAKGIRFVGAGVSGGEDGARYGPSLMPGGNKEAWPFIKDIFQGIAAKADGQPCCDWVGSDGAGHFVKMVHNGIEYGDMQLIGEVYHLMLAMGITQDEMANTFADWNKGELDSFLIEITRDIMKYKDTDGQYLLPKIRDTAGQKGTGKWTAIASLNYGVPVTLIGEAVFSRCLSALKTERTQSSKVLPGPSEKFSGDKKQFLEDIRQALYASKIVSYAQGFMLLREAAAVHNWDLDYGSIALMWRGGCIIRSVFLGQIKNAFDKDPSLNSLLLAPFFLEAIKKAQTGWRNVVSTAVRLGVPTPALATALAFYDGYRSERLPANLLQAQRDYFGAHTYELLGKEGKFVHTNWTGHGGNVSASTYDA, translated from the exons ATGAG taaAGGAGACATTGGACTTATTGGTTTGGCCGTAATGGGCCAAAACCTGATCCTCAACATGGCAGACCATGGATTCACAGTGGTTGCTTTCAACAGATCTGTGGAAAAAGTACATGCCTTTTTGGCCAATGAAGCTAAGGGCAAGAGTATCATTGGGGCTGAGTCCATTCAGGATTTGGTCTCCAAATTGAAAACTCCAAGACGTGTTATGATGCTTGTCAAGGCAGGTGATGCTgtagataattttatcaacCAATTGGTGCCACATCTTGAAAAAGGTGACATTATTATTGATGGAGGCAACTCAGAATATGGAGACTCTGAGAGACGTTGCAAGGAATTGGCTGCTAAAGGAATCAGATTTGTTGGTGCTGGAGTTTCAg gtGGAGAAGATGGTGCCAGATACGGCCCAAGTTTGATGCCAGGTGGTAACAAAGAAGCCTGGCCATTCATCAAAGACATTTTCCAAGGCATTGCAGCAAAAGCTGATGGTCAACCTTGCTGCGACTGGGTTGGAAGCGATGGTGCTGGACATTTCGTTAAAATGGTACACAACGGTATCGAATACGGAGACATGCAACTCATTG GTGAAGTATACCACCTAATGTTGGCAATGGGAATCACCCAGGACGAAATGGCCAACACCTTCGCCGACTGGAACAAAGGAGAGCTGGACAGCTTCCTAATTGAAATCACCAGGGACATTATGAAATACAAAGACACCGACGGTCAGTACTTGTTGCCAAAGATTCGTGACACGGCAGGACAAAAGGGAACAGGAAAATGGACGGCCATCGCCTCCTTGAACTACGGTGTGCCCGTCACCCTAATCGGAGAAGCCGTGTTCAGCCGCTGCTTGTCCGCCTTGAAAACCGAAAGGACACAGTCCAGCAAAGTGTTGCCGGGACCCAGCGAAAAGTTCAGCGGCgacaagaaacaatttttggaaGACATCAGACAGGCTCTGTACGCCAGCAAAATCGTGTCGTACGCCCAAGGTTTCATGCTGCTTCGTGAGGCCGCCGCCGTCCACAACTGGGACCTGGACTACGGCAGCATCGCCCTCATGTGGCGTGGCGGTTGCATCATCAGATCGGTGTTCTTGGGACAGATCAAGAACGCCTTCGACAAAGACCCCAGCCTGAACTCCCTGCTCCTGGCTCCGTTCTTCTTGGAAGCCATCAAGAAGGCGCAAACTGGGTGGAGAAACGTCGTCTCCACCGCCGTGCGACTTGGTGTACCGACACCGGCTCTGGCCACCGCTTTGGCGTTCTATGACGGTTACCGCTCCGAAAGGTTGCCCGCCAACCTTCTTCAGGCCCAACGTGACTACTTTGGTGCCCACACGTACGAACTTCTTGGCAAAGAAGGCAAATTCGTGCACACCAACTGGACCGGACACGGTGGAAACGTTTCCGCCTCTACTTATGATGCTTAA